The genomic DNA CGGCGCCTTTGGCAGCCCCGACAGCCCCGTTCGTATCGTAAAGTTCGATCACCGTTCCTGTCACACCAGCCAACGCATCCCGGAAAATAGGGCTTAGGAACAGGTTGGCATTACCGGCACGGATCACCCCGATATCGATCCCCATCTCATTCATGATATCCATGCCATATTTGAAAGAGAAGACAATCCCTTCCTGTGCGGCACGGGCGACATGAGCTTTATTATGAATGTTGAAATTCAGCCCGTGAATGGAGCAATCCACCTGCTTGTTCTGTAACATACGCTCCGCACCGTTCCCGAAAGGCAGAATCGAGAGGCCCTCCGAACCGATCGGAACAGTCGCCGCCAGCTCGTTCAATGCAGGATAGCTTATACCTTCCGGAGCTACATTCCGCTTCACCCACGAATTGAGGATTCCGACCCCGTTGATACACAGAAGGACCCCTAAACGCGTCCGGTCGGCCGAATGGTTCACATGCGCAAACGTATTCACACGGGACAGCATGTCGTAGTTCACCTTGCCGTTCACACCATACACGACCCCCGACGTACCGCCCGTAGCGGCTATCTCGCCCGGATTCAGGACATTTAGCGACAACGCATTGTTCGGCTGGTCACCGGCCCGATAGGTAACCGGCGTACCCTTCTTCAAACCCAACTCCGAAGCGACCGATCCGAGCAATTCCCCCTGCACACCGAAAGTCGGACGGATATCCGGAACCAGTTCCTTGCTGAACCCGAAATAGTTCATCAGATCTTCAGAAACGCTATTATTCCGGAAATCCCAGAAAATTCCTTCCGAAAGGCCTGAAACAGTCGTGACAATATCGCCCGTCATGCGCATGGCAATAAAGTCACCAGGCAACATGAATTTATGCACCTGTCCGAATATCTGCGGTTCATACTCTTTTACCCATGCCAATTTGGAAGCCGTAAAGTTTCCGGGAGAATTCAAAAGATGTGCCAGGCATTGCTTTTCGCCGATCGACTTGAAAGCGCGATCCCCATAAGGCACCGCACGACTGTCGCACCAGATCACCGACGGACGCAGCACCTGCATCTTCCTGTCCACCAATACAAGCCCATGCATCTGGTACGAGATGCCGATCGCATCTATCTCCGTTCCCTTGATGCCCGCCTTCGCGATCGCACCCTTTATCGCTTCTTTCAGATACATCCACCAGTCATCCGGATTCTGCTCCGCCCATCCGGGACGCACGGCTTTGATCGCCGCCTCTTCTTTCGGATAAAAATCAGAGGCAAGCGTCAACCCCGTATCTTTATCGACAATAGAAGCCTTCACCGAAGAACTTCCGATATCACAACCTAATAAACACATACTATATCATATCTTATTAAACTTCGAATGCAACTTGTTATATTTCACCTTATCGAACCGGTAATAGCGGGCTGCCCGATGATTCACTCCCGTTTCCACTTCATCCGTCTGCACGACATATTCCATCGCCGTCATCTTTTTATGGAAATTGCGTACATCTATCGTCTTATTATAAATGATCTCAAAAATGCGCCGCAACTGATAGGCCGTAAACTTTGACGGAAGATAATCGAAAACGATACCCGGTTCGACATCCACCCACCGCCGTATCTCTTCGCCGGCAGCTTCAACAATTTCCTTATGGTCGAATGGCAGATGTGGCAATTCATTTACAGGTGCCCAAATAAGGGTATCGGACATCTCCCCCATCGTCATTTTCTTCCCAAACTTACACAACGCCAGATAAGCGACCGTCACGATTCGTGTGATTTTCATTTTGGAAGCATTTTCCAGCCATTGCACATCCTCTTTATTCTTGGTACGGGCAGGAGAGCCGAAACTGCGGAACTGTTTCAAGGCTACACGTTTCAGACCTGTCGCTTCGTTCAAGACACGATAAGCGGCCGTATCCAGATCTTCACTCTCATAAATCAAGCTTCCCGGCAATTTGTAGTGTTTCTCGTTACTACCGGCAACTTGTCTTTCGACGAGCAACACGCACAGTTTATCTTCGTTTGTCCCAAGCAATACGCAATCGACCGAAACGTGCGGATAAAACATTTCATGCTTATTTTCCTGTGTTTCCATAATATCCCAATAAAGATTCTCCGCAAATATAAGGTTAAAACGATATACGACATAATGTAATTCGAACAATATCTACTCAAAAGGCTAAAAAGCCCGTTATTTAACATACATTATCACTCACAGAAAAAGGAACTGTACCAAACCTGAATTTTAATGCGATTATCCGGAAAGGGAAGAAACTTCTAACATTTATTCAATACATTTGTTATTAAAAAAAGACGTACTATGGATATCAAACATCTACAG from Parabacteroides merdae ATCC 43184 includes the following:
- a CDS encoding xylulokinase, whose protein sequence is MCLLGCDIGSSSVKASIVDKDTGLTLASDFYPKEEAAIKAVRPGWAEQNPDDWWMYLKEAIKGAIAKAGIKGTEIDAIGISYQMHGLVLVDRKMQVLRPSVIWCDSRAVPYGDRAFKSIGEKQCLAHLLNSPGNFTASKLAWVKEYEPQIFGQVHKFMLPGDFIAMRMTGDIVTTVSGLSEGIFWDFRNNSVSEDLMNYFGFSKELVPDIRPTFGVQGELLGSVASELGLKKGTPVTYRAGDQPNNALSLNVLNPGEIAATGGTSGVVYGVNGKVNYDMLSRVNTFAHVNHSADRTRLGVLLCINGVGILNSWVKRNVAPEGISYPALNELAATVPIGSEGLSILPFGNGAERMLQNKQVDCSIHGLNFNIHNKAHVARAAQEGIVFSFKYGMDIMNEMGIDIGVIRAGNANLFLSPIFRDALAGVTGTVIELYDTNGAVGAAKGAGIGAGIYASAEEAFASLKKINVIEPDGLKADKYCGAFEVWKERLEKALA
- a CDS encoding NUDIX hydrolase; translated protein: METQENKHEMFYPHVSVDCVLLGTNEDKLCVLLVERQVAGSNEKHYKLPGSLIYESEDLDTAAYRVLNEATGLKRVALKQFRSFGSPARTKNKEDVQWLENASKMKITRIVTVAYLALCKFGKKMTMGEMSDTLIWAPVNELPHLPFDHKEIVEAAGEEIRRWVDVEPGIVFDYLPSKFTAYQLRRIFEIIYNKTIDVRNFHKKMTAMEYVVQTDEVETGVNHRAARYYRFDKVKYNKLHSKFNKI